The following are encoded together in the Planctobacterium marinum genome:
- the lon gene encoding endopeptidase La: MSEQREDRIEMPVLALRDVVVYPHMVIPLFVGREMSIRCLEAAMENDKQIFLVAQKDATIDDPKEEDIYTIGTIATILQLLKLPDGTVKVLVEGTVRGSIAEFVQTEDYFVANVVKSESESLSESEQEVLIRSAVSQFEGYVKLNKKIPPEVLTSLNGIEDAARLADTMAAHMPLKLAEKQKVLEMNDIAERLEYLMALMEGEIDLLQVEKKIRTRVKKQMEKSQREYYLNEQMKAIQKELGELDEAPDEFEALNKKINDAKMPDEAKEKATSELNKLKMMSPMSAEATVVRSYIDWLINVPWFKRSKVKKDLSNAQKILDEDHYGLDKVKERIIEYLAVQQRVRKLKGPILCLVGPPGVGKTSLGQSIAKATGRKYVRMALGGVRDEAEIRGHRRTYIGSLPGKLIQKMAKVEVKNPLFLLDEIDKMSSDMRGDPASALLEVLDPEQNNSFSDHYLEVDYDLSDVMFVATSNSMNIPGPLLDRMEVIRLSGYTEDEKLNIAQRHLVKKQMSRNGLKEGELEIEESAIIGIIRYYTREAGVRALEREVSKICRKAVKQILLNKKSEKVVVNQENLKEYLGVQRHDYGKADKNNQIGQVTGLAWTQVGGDLLTIEATSVPGKGKTTFTGSLGDVMQESIQTAMTVVRSRADMLRINPEFHEKRDIHVHVPEGATPKDGPSAGIAMCTALVSSLTGNPVKCDVAMTGEITLRGEVLAIGGLKEKLLAAHRGGIKVVVIPKDNERDLEEIPDNVKSDLSIHPVQWIDEVLELALQENPQGFEPVAANIA; encoded by the coding sequence ATGAGTGAACAGCGAGAAGATCGCATAGAAATGCCGGTACTGGCGTTGCGTGATGTTGTAGTTTATCCGCATATGGTCATTCCTTTATTCGTAGGGCGTGAAATGTCAATTCGATGTCTCGAAGCCGCTATGGAGAATGACAAGCAAATTTTTTTAGTGGCGCAAAAAGATGCCACTATCGATGACCCTAAAGAAGAAGATATCTACACCATAGGCACTATCGCAACCATTCTACAGTTATTGAAGTTACCTGATGGCACTGTAAAAGTGCTCGTTGAGGGGACGGTACGAGGTAGTATTGCCGAATTTGTGCAAACTGAAGATTACTTTGTGGCTAATGTCGTTAAGTCCGAAAGTGAATCACTGTCTGAGTCTGAACAAGAGGTCTTAATACGTTCAGCCGTGTCTCAGTTTGAAGGCTATGTAAAGCTCAACAAAAAAATCCCACCTGAGGTTTTAACTTCTCTCAATGGTATCGAAGACGCTGCTCGTCTGGCGGACACTATGGCGGCTCACATGCCGCTAAAGCTGGCAGAAAAGCAAAAAGTGTTAGAAATGAATGATATCGCTGAACGTCTTGAATATCTCATGGCGCTAATGGAAGGCGAGATAGACTTACTGCAAGTTGAGAAAAAGATTCGGACACGCGTTAAAAAGCAGATGGAAAAAAGCCAGCGTGAGTATTACCTGAATGAGCAAATGAAAGCAATTCAAAAGGAGCTGGGAGAATTAGACGAAGCGCCAGATGAGTTTGAAGCGTTAAACAAGAAAATTAATGACGCCAAAATGCCTGATGAGGCGAAAGAGAAAGCCACTTCAGAGTTGAATAAGCTCAAGATGATGTCGCCGATGTCTGCTGAAGCAACTGTGGTGCGCAGTTATATCGACTGGCTTATCAATGTCCCTTGGTTTAAGCGCAGCAAAGTGAAAAAAGACCTGAGCAATGCGCAAAAGATCCTGGATGAGGATCACTATGGTTTAGATAAGGTCAAAGAGCGTATTATTGAGTATCTTGCGGTACAGCAGCGTGTACGCAAGCTAAAAGGGCCTATTTTGTGTCTTGTAGGGCCTCCTGGTGTGGGTAAAACGTCATTGGGACAATCCATCGCCAAAGCTACGGGGCGAAAATATGTGCGCATGGCATTAGGCGGAGTACGTGATGAAGCAGAGATCCGCGGTCACAGAAGAACTTACATTGGTTCCTTGCCCGGAAAGCTGATCCAGAAAATGGCGAAAGTGGAAGTTAAGAACCCACTGTTTTTGCTTGATGAAATCGACAAGATGTCATCGGACATGCGCGGCGATCCCGCCTCAGCTTTACTGGAAGTTTTGGATCCGGAACAAAACAACAGCTTTAGTGACCACTACCTAGAAGTGGATTACGATCTTTCTGATGTGATGTTTGTGGCCACTTCCAACAGTATGAATATACCCGGCCCATTACTAGACAGAATGGAAGTCATCCGACTTTCAGGTTATACCGAAGACGAAAAGCTCAACATTGCGCAACGGCACTTAGTGAAAAAACAAATGTCTCGCAATGGTTTGAAAGAGGGCGAACTGGAAATCGAAGAGTCGGCCATTATTGGTATTATCCGATATTACACGCGTGAGGCTGGTGTCAGAGCTCTCGAGAGAGAGGTATCGAAAATCTGTCGCAAGGCGGTAAAACAAATCTTGCTAAACAAAAAGTCGGAAAAAGTTGTCGTTAATCAGGAAAATCTCAAAGAATACCTTGGTGTGCAAAGACATGACTATGGTAAGGCTGATAAGAACAATCAAATTGGTCAAGTAACAGGCTTAGCATGGACCCAGGTTGGTGGTGATTTGCTAACTATTGAAGCCACGTCCGTGCCAGGAAAAGGTAAAACTACTTTCACTGGTTCGTTAGGCGACGTGATGCAAGAGTCCATACAAACGGCGATGACGGTTGTGCGCAGTCGTGCCGATATGTTGCGCATCAATCCAGAGTTTCATGAAAAACGCGATATACACGTTCATGTCCCTGAAGGTGCCACTCCGAAAGATGGTCCCAGTGCGGGTATCGCCATGTGCACGGCATTAGTTTCAAGCTTAACCGGTAATCCCGTTAAGTGTGATGTTGCCATGACCGGTGAAATTACTTTGCGTGGAGAAGTACTGGCTATTGGTGGTCTCAAGGAGAAATTATTGGCCGCTCATCGCGGTGGCATCAAAGTCGTAGTTATACCTAAGGATAATGAGAGAGACTTGGAAGAGATTCCGGATAATGTTAAGAGTGATTTGTCTATCCATCCAGTACAGTGGATCGATGAGGTTTTAGAGTTGGCATTGCAGGAAAATCCACAAGGATTTGAGCCTGTGGCAGCAAATATTGCTTGA
- a CDS encoding HU family DNA-binding protein, producing the protein MTIEGDDIVNKSQLIDAIAENADISKAAAGRALDAFTDAVTEALKNDDQVALVGFGTFSVRERSARSGRNPQTGETIQISAAKVPSFKAGKALKDACN; encoded by the coding sequence ATAACAATTGAAGGGGATGATATTGTGAACAAGTCTCAACTTATCGACGCGATTGCAGAGAACGCCGACATTTCTAAAGCAGCTGCTGGCAGAGCTTTAGACGCTTTCACTGACGCAGTTACAGAGGCTCTTAAAAACGACGACCAAGTTGCTCTGGTTGGCTTTGGTACTTTCTCAGTTCGTGAACGCTCTGCTCGCAGTGGTCGCAACCCACAAACTGGTGAGACTATCCAAATTTCTGCTGCTAAAGTTCCTTCTTTCAAAGCTGGTAAAGCTCTGAAAGACGCGTGTAACTAA
- a CDS encoding SurA N-terminal domain-containing protein: MLEKIREGATGITAKIILGIIILSFIFAGVGGYINSSADTAAATVNGEEITTSSFEQAYQSERSRMESQLGETFNQLAANPEYLKTFREGVLQRLINDKLMDQKVRELGLRVSDSELRETIVNMPEFSVAGQFNNDRYQALLLQAGFKPAEFRDYLRGQMARQQLSTALGQSDFALPSEATNFLNIQNQTRDARYFEVPASLFEAEVEISEQDINDYYQANIAQYDTEEKVDVTYVEVKVEDFVAEAVVDEADIALYYEENLGNYRTEEERRAAHILIEFGDDEQASLEKAEAILTRINAGEDFAEVAKSESDDTFSGENGGDLDWFTRGVMDADFEEAAFALESAGDVSDVVRSEFGFHIIKLTDVKGESVEPLETVRADIEAQLKQEVALGEYLDVQQTMSQLAFEIPDSLEEVAAAGNTQLKSLNGITRNTAQAPFDNSILLNRAFSEELIEDRVNSDVIELNDEHFVVFRVSGHESERTLPLSEVKEQIVASLTAEKSQELALQWAETVVADITNQAALEAAMQAKEVEWTQLASLERYSGELNSSLSGELFKLGSIDAARAVEMNNGNVGVVQLLAINQPEAPTEADLNAITQNLSSNNGQLVFSALIEALNNQAEVESVTQ, encoded by the coding sequence ATGTTGGAAAAAATAAGAGAAGGGGCCACAGGAATTACGGCCAAAATTATTCTCGGTATTATCATTTTGAGTTTTATATTTGCTGGAGTTGGTGGTTATATAAATTCCAGTGCAGATACCGCAGCGGCAACTGTAAATGGTGAAGAAATTACGACTTCTTCATTCGAACAAGCTTATCAGTCCGAAAGAAGCCGTATGGAATCACAGTTAGGTGAGACCTTTAACCAGCTTGCGGCAAATCCAGAGTATCTGAAAACCTTCAGAGAAGGGGTTTTGCAGAGACTTATCAATGATAAGTTGATGGATCAGAAGGTCAGAGAATTAGGTCTTCGTGTTAGCGACAGCGAGTTGCGAGAAACAATCGTTAACATGCCTGAGTTTTCTGTTGCGGGGCAGTTTAATAATGATCGTTATCAGGCATTGTTGTTACAGGCTGGCTTTAAACCTGCTGAGTTTAGAGATTACTTACGCGGGCAAATGGCGCGTCAGCAACTCAGTACGGCGCTGGGACAATCTGACTTTGCTTTACCTTCCGAAGCAACAAACTTCCTTAATATTCAGAACCAAACTCGCGATGCGCGTTATTTTGAAGTGCCTGCCTCATTGTTCGAAGCCGAAGTGGAAATTTCTGAGCAAGATATTAATGACTATTATCAGGCAAATATTGCACAGTACGATACTGAAGAAAAGGTAGACGTTACTTACGTTGAAGTTAAGGTTGAAGATTTTGTCGCTGAAGCGGTTGTAGATGAAGCCGATATTGCTCTTTATTACGAAGAGAATCTGGGCAACTATAGAACTGAAGAAGAGCGACGTGCCGCCCACATCCTGATAGAGTTTGGCGATGATGAGCAAGCGAGTCTTGAAAAAGCCGAAGCAATTTTGACACGCATTAATGCGGGAGAAGATTTTGCGGAAGTAGCAAAGAGCGAATCTGACGATACTTTCAGCGGCGAAAACGGTGGTGACCTGGATTGGTTTACTCGCGGTGTGATGGACGCAGATTTTGAAGAGGCTGCGTTTGCACTCGAGTCAGCTGGAGATGTGAGTGACGTAGTTCGCAGTGAATTTGGATTTCACATTATCAAGCTCACAGATGTTAAAGGCGAATCAGTAGAGCCACTGGAAACTGTTCGTGCAGATATTGAAGCCCAATTGAAGCAAGAAGTAGCGCTGGGCGAGTATCTCGATGTGCAACAAACCATGTCTCAATTGGCATTTGAAATCCCGGATTCACTGGAAGAGGTCGCAGCTGCAGGCAATACTCAACTTAAAAGCCTAAACGGTATTACCAGAAATACCGCTCAGGCGCCATTTGATAATAGTATTTTGTTAAACAGAGCTTTCTCGGAAGAGTTGATTGAAGACCGAGTAAATAGTGATGTTATCGAGCTAAATGATGAACATTTTGTGGTGTTCCGTGTCTCTGGGCATGAATCTGAACGCACTCTGCCATTGTCTGAGGTTAAGGAGCAAATCGTAGCCAGCTTAACAGCTGAAAAGTCGCAGGAATTAGCACTGCAGTGGGCTGAAACCGTTGTTGCTGATATTACTAATCAAGCCGCCCTCGAAGCAGCGATGCAAGCAAAGGAAGTGGAATGGACTCAGTTGGCCTCGTTAGAGCGTTACTCTGGAGAGTTAAACAGTTCTTTGAGTGGTGAGTTGTTTAAACTGGGAAGCATCGATGCTGCCAGAGCCGTTGAAATGAATAATGGCAATGTGGGCGTTGTACAGCTATTGGCAATCAACCAACCAGAAGCACCAACCGAAGCGGACTTAAATGCAATTACGCAGAATCTAAGTTCGAACAACGGACAATTAGTGTTTTCTGCTTTGATTGAAGCGTTGAATAATCAAGCTGAGGTTGAGTCAGTAACTCAGTAG
- a CDS encoding ATP-binding cassette domain-containing protein: MSALLTVKNLKFIRKERKNLWQKPEKFTVGPINFELNAGETLAIVGDNGSGKSTLANLLTGVIPPASGQILLNGQKLRHRNLKQRSLNIRMIFQHSKESLNPALTIGTILEEPLRLNTSLDAKQRRDKISSTLRQVGLLREHAHFYRHMLSDGQRQRVVLARALILNPQVIVADEPFAALDPSVRSQMVNLLMRLQRELGLSYIFISHNLGIVRHISDRILILQNGEVIESGKTDVVFNWPKSEYMKKLLDAHQSLVLSKLLEN; the protein is encoded by the coding sequence ATGAGTGCGCTTCTTACTGTCAAAAATCTGAAGTTCATCCGTAAAGAACGCAAAAATTTGTGGCAGAAACCGGAAAAATTTACCGTTGGCCCAATTAACTTTGAACTTAACGCCGGCGAAACGTTGGCCATAGTTGGCGACAATGGCTCCGGAAAGAGCACCCTGGCAAACTTACTAACAGGCGTGATCCCGCCAGCTTCAGGACAAATCCTGTTGAATGGACAGAAGCTCAGACACAGAAACCTCAAGCAACGCAGTCTTAATATCAGGATGATATTTCAACACTCCAAGGAGTCGCTGAACCCTGCCCTTACCATAGGCACCATTCTGGAAGAGCCATTGCGCTTAAACACATCACTGGATGCCAAGCAGAGAAGGGATAAGATTTCCTCGACGCTTCGCCAGGTTGGCTTATTAAGAGAGCATGCCCATTTTTATAGGCACATGTTATCTGATGGGCAAAGACAACGCGTAGTGCTTGCCAGAGCACTGATATTAAACCCACAAGTGATAGTAGCCGATGAGCCCTTTGCGGCCTTGGATCCGTCAGTAAGATCGCAAATGGTCAATTTGTTAATGCGCTTGCAACGAGAACTCGGGCTGAGCTATATCTTTATTTCCCACAACCTGGGAATAGTGAGACACATTAGCGACAGAATACTCATTTTGCAAAATGGTGAGGTTATCGAATCCGGTAAAACCGACGTCGTATTTAATTGGCCAAAAAGTGAGTATATGAAGAAGTTATTGGACGCTCATCAATCATTGGTTCTGAGCAAACTACTGGAAAATTGA
- a CDS encoding oligopeptide/dipeptide ABC transporter ATP-binding protein: MPLLDIKNLTLEIDTTGGRVKALDKVSLTIDESEIRALVGESGSGKSLIVKSIVGAINDTWQLTADRLNWKGNDLLSMTREERRRTIKDDIAVIFQNPVSSLDPTASLGEQLEETIPDHLIGKGWFWQRQQKRKEMVSRQLHKVGIKNHELCLSSFPHQLSDAICQKFMIAMALVSEPKLLIADEPTMGMETTVKSQILKLLSRLNQNRNLSILFVSHDLLAISSMCHSMTVLYCGQTVESGLMANLRKRPLHPYTKALLDSAPSFSKDLLPKSNLIALEGTIPTLQHLPIGCRLGPRCPRAQKECVKIPAPRHIHNHYYSCHFPLHRPLK; the protein is encoded by the coding sequence ATGCCATTACTCGATATTAAAAACCTGACATTAGAAATAGATACTACCGGCGGAAGAGTAAAAGCGCTGGATAAGGTCAGTCTTACCATAGATGAGAGTGAAATACGGGCATTAGTAGGTGAATCAGGCTCAGGAAAAAGTCTGATTGTTAAATCGATTGTGGGTGCCATTAATGACACCTGGCAATTGACTGCGGATCGTCTGAACTGGAAAGGTAACGACTTGCTTTCCATGACGAGAGAGGAAAGACGCAGGACGATCAAGGACGATATCGCAGTCATATTTCAAAATCCGGTAAGCTCCTTGGATCCCACTGCATCCCTTGGAGAGCAGCTGGAAGAAACTATTCCTGATCACCTGATCGGTAAAGGCTGGTTTTGGCAACGCCAGCAGAAGCGCAAGGAAATGGTATCAAGGCAATTGCACAAAGTTGGCATCAAAAATCACGAGCTTTGTCTTTCCAGTTTTCCTCATCAACTTTCTGATGCTATCTGTCAAAAGTTTATGATTGCTATGGCACTGGTATCAGAGCCTAAGCTATTGATTGCTGATGAACCAACTATGGGCATGGAAACCACAGTTAAAAGTCAAATACTCAAGCTTTTGTCACGATTGAATCAAAATCGGAATCTCAGTATTTTGTTTGTTAGCCATGACTTACTAGCAATATCTTCCATGTGTCATTCCATGACCGTTCTTTATTGTGGCCAAACCGTCGAGAGCGGACTAATGGCAAATCTGCGCAAGCGACCTTTACACCCTTACACTAAAGCGCTGTTAGACAGTGCTCCCAGTTTTAGTAAAGACCTGCTGCCCAAATCTAATTTAATTGCATTGGAAGGTACCATACCGACACTACAACATCTGCCCATTGGGTGTCGTCTCGGGCCCCGTTGCCCAAGGGCGCAAAAAGAGTGTGTAAAAATTCCAGCGCCGAGACACATACACAACCATTATTACAGTTGCCATTTTCCACTACACAGGCCTTTAAAATGA